In Phosphitispora fastidiosa, the following proteins share a genomic window:
- a CDS encoding RDD family protein, whose protein sequence is MQDLSLYSSEKIYYSYRLGGLGSRFIGLILDSLILGVAYLVLGGFTAAMVGVFGGALSEKLIIVVVAVVLILYFLLSFGYFIFFETIWNGQTPGKRAAGLRVVRRTGEAVTFGSVFVRNLMRIVDALPAGNAIGMIAIFFSENRQRVGDMVADTIVVREKNLSEPVILDSFSVSADTDMGEHLRAYIHLIDERDFNLIRDFFARVPKMKPEAVDAAAEKIARGLAGKLGLPKGETINPADFMKTIGSMYRER, encoded by the coding sequence TTGCAGGATCTGTCTCTCTATAGTTCCGAAAAGATATATTACAGTTACCGGCTCGGTGGACTCGGGTCACGGTTTATTGGATTGATTCTGGATTCCCTTATTCTTGGGGTGGCCTACCTTGTTTTGGGAGGTTTTACGGCAGCAATGGTTGGGGTTTTCGGAGGGGCATTGTCAGAGAAGCTCATTATTGTTGTGGTAGCAGTAGTCCTGATCCTTTATTTCCTACTCAGTTTCGGTTATTTTATATTTTTTGAAACCATCTGGAACGGCCAGACACCGGGCAAAAGGGCAGCAGGACTCCGGGTCGTCAGGAGAACAGGGGAGGCCGTTACTTTTGGCAGTGTGTTTGTCAGAAACCTGATGCGGATTGTTGATGCTCTCCCTGCCGGAAACGCTATCGGTATGATTGCCATTTTCTTTTCCGAGAACCGTCAGCGGGTTGGTGATATGGTAGCCGATACTATTGTAGTCAGGGAAAAGAACCTCAGTGAACCGGTCATTTTGGATTCCTTTTCTGTTTCTGCGGACACGGATATGGGGGAACACCTGAGGGCTTACATTCACCTGATTGATGAGCGGGACTTTAACCTGATCCGGGATTTTTTCGCCCGGGTCCCCAAGATGAAGCCCGAAGCTGTGGATGCCGCTGCTGAAAAGATAGCCAGGGGTCTGGCTGGGAAGCTGGGGCTGCCAAAGGGTGAGACAATTAACCCGGCGGATTTTATGAAGACTATTGGGTCGATGTACCGGGAGAGGTAG
- a CDS encoding YeeE/YedE thiosulfate transporter family protein, whose product MKLASQKRLSLGVVCFITAFGLAAFITDQNLLLVWVIGIALGFVLYRSGICFASAFRDIFLFRDFSMARVVIIFTTVSFVGIGIMQVYAVTRGLPVTGRIYPVGFHSAVGGVLFGFGMVLAGGCASGTLQRIGEGFILFWAVVLGIVAGSVLGVYHFSWWANSFFSVDAVFIPDLIGWIPSLILTLALLGGLYMITVTVEKRKNNNKDLAAKEVDSNG is encoded by the coding sequence GTGAAGTTAGCTTCTCAAAAAAGGCTTTCACTTGGAGTGGTTTGTTTTATCACTGCATTTGGATTGGCTGCCTTTATCACTGACCAAAATTTGCTGTTAGTATGGGTTATTGGGATTGCTCTGGGATTTGTTTTATACCGGTCGGGTATCTGCTTCGCTTCTGCCTTCAGGGATATCTTTCTCTTCAGGGATTTCAGTATGGCCCGGGTGGTGATTATCTTCACAACTGTTTCCTTCGTTGGTATTGGCATAATGCAGGTTTACGCTGTCACCAGGGGTTTACCGGTAACCGGAAGGATTTATCCGGTGGGCTTTCACAGCGCTGTAGGAGGGGTCCTGTTCGGGTTCGGAATGGTCCTGGCAGGTGGTTGTGCCAGTGGAACTTTGCAGCGTATCGGAGAGGGGTTCATCCTTTTCTGGGCAGTAGTCCTGGGGATTGTAGCCGGTTCAGTATTGGGAGTCTATCATTTTTCATGGTGGGCAAACAGTTTTTTCAGTGTTGATGCAGTATTTATACCTGATTTAATCGGCTGGATACCCAGTCTAATACTAACCCTGGCGCTGCTGGGAGGGCTGTATATGATTACAGTGACAGTCGAAAAGAGAAAAAACAATAATAAAGATTTGGCTGCAAAGGAAGTGGATAGCAATGGCTGA
- a CDS encoding sulfurtransferase TusA family protein, whose protein sequence is MAEKKLDMLGEVCPVPLLTTQKIISEMKSGDVLIVETDYNRTVRNIIKWCDDRGYAFDVEDKDNGVWLVTINK, encoded by the coding sequence ATGGCTGAAAAGAAACTGGATATGCTTGGAGAGGTCTGCCCGGTGCCGCTTTTGACTACCCAGAAGATAATCAGCGAGATGAAATCCGGTGATGTCCTTATAGTTGAAACAGACTATAACAGGACGGTGCGTAACATCATCAAGTGGTGTGATGACAGGGGATATGCTTTTGATGTTGAGGATAAGGATAACGGGGTGTGGTTGGTTACTATTAATAAATGA
- a CDS encoding YeeE/YedE thiosulfate transporter family protein, with amino-acid sequence MNTGRAFTRRILTGYWPFWTGGALLAILNILLAVFDKPWGISGNLAQWGLAVCKAAGGHPETWFYIWDEPLRLDFADLLFSRGTVLNLGLILGVMLAALLAAEFRIKKVKSPRQLALGIAGGLLMGYGARLALGCNIGGLVNGIASQSLHGWVFGLFLIFGAWAGSVFMKYIVSKNGS; translated from the coding sequence ATGAACACAGGGCGAGCCTTTACAAGGCGCATACTTACCGGTTACTGGCCTTTTTGGACGGGAGGAGCGCTGCTGGCTATTTTAAATATTCTATTGGCGGTTTTCGATAAACCGTGGGGAATTTCCGGTAACCTGGCTCAATGGGGTTTAGCGGTCTGCAAAGCAGCCGGAGGACATCCTGAAACCTGGTTTTATATTTGGGATGAGCCTCTTAGACTGGATTTTGCAGACCTGCTGTTCAGCAGGGGAACTGTCCTTAACCTTGGTCTAATACTGGGTGTTATGCTTGCAGCGCTCTTGGCTGCAGAGTTTCGCATTAAAAAGGTGAAGTCGCCACGGCAGCTTGCTCTTGGAATAGCAGGTGGGCTGCTGATGGGTTATGGAGCACGACTGGCTCTGGGCTGCAACATCGGGGGACTGGTAAACGGGATTGCTTCCCAGTCCCTGCATGGCTGGGTGTTCGGCCTGTTTCTGATATTTGGCGCCTGGGCCGGAAGCGTGTTTATGAAATACATTGTATCCAAAAACGGCAGTTAG
- a CDS encoding selenium metabolism-associated LysR family transcriptional regulator: MNLPHFEMFCEVARVKSFSKAAKLLHLSQPAVSAQIHYLEDYYGMQLFNRSSSGVTLTAVGEMVYKYAKEILKLHDKLENEIDSMLQSENQKLIIGASSTIGNSALPCGIWTFKEKYPQAQIKLEVHNAERILALLNDNQLNLALLENPISGLPDDLVSQPISNDELLVIAPANPPWVDRTEITLEEIKTAPFIIREQGSGLRQIFEEAITSWGMKLSDLNIVTEMSSTSAIKSTVEAGLGLSICSRIATQKEIRTGTIHPLTIEGKSVKFNYQLVYKSEKGLNNIAKRFIRFIMGPGTPFC, translated from the coding sequence ATGAACCTCCCCCACTTTGAAATGTTCTGTGAAGTTGCCCGGGTAAAAAGTTTCTCCAAGGCAGCAAAACTGCTTCATTTGAGCCAGCCCGCCGTTAGTGCTCAAATTCACTATCTTGAGGATTACTATGGGATGCAGCTCTTTAACCGCAGCTCCAGCGGTGTCACTCTAACTGCGGTGGGTGAAATGGTATATAAATATGCCAAGGAGATCCTTAAGCTCCATGATAAGCTGGAAAATGAAATAGACAGTATGCTGCAGAGCGAGAATCAAAAACTCATTATCGGGGCCAGTTCTACAATAGGCAATTCAGCGCTGCCCTGCGGCATCTGGACCTTTAAAGAGAAGTATCCCCAGGCCCAGATTAAGCTCGAGGTACATAATGCCGAGAGAATCCTGGCTCTGCTTAATGACAACCAGCTTAACCTGGCTCTTTTGGAAAACCCCATATCAGGGCTGCCGGACGACCTGGTTTCGCAGCCCATCTCAAATGACGAACTCCTGGTGATTGCACCTGCAAATCCCCCCTGGGTCGACCGTACCGAAATAACTCTGGAGGAAATAAAAACAGCCCCCTTTATAATCCGGGAACAGGGTTCGGGCCTGCGCCAGATCTTTGAAGAGGCTATCACTTCATGGGGTATGAAACTGAGTGATCTGAATATTGTCACCGAAATGAGCAGCACCAGCGCTATTAAATCAACTGTGGAAGCAGGGCTCGGACTGTCTATCTGCAGCCGGATAGCAACCCAAAAGGAAATCCGCACCGGGACTATTCATCCCCTTACGATTGAAGGAAAATCAGTAAAGTTTAATTACCAGCTTGTATATAAAAGCGAGAAAGGTCTGAATAATATCGCCAAGAGGTTTATCCGCTTTATTATGGGCCCCGGGACGCCCTTCTGCTAA
- a CDS encoding C-GCAxxG-C-C family protein — MIEKTAMKDGLTRRRFLIGAGALATGVLAGGVAGCTGSTGSTGSSGTNTGNAAEANAIPWQYKKLDVEAVRKLGYDNYYKDGCMYGVAAAIIETLRETTGGPWNTIPMDMFAYGEGGAFGWGTLCGALNGGLAMINLAAGKNADLGNDLIGWYTENPFPSDKHEAYCKFNNQITTVSKSPLCHASVTRWTEAADVRVGTDERKDRCAKLTGDTAAKVAELLNKALEGQYTATFKPTADYITCMGCHQGADSTLDNEQGKMNCVTCHEDHTKKS; from the coding sequence ATGATAGAAAAAACAGCAATGAAAGACGGTTTAACCAGAAGAAGATTCCTTATTGGTGCCGGAGCCCTGGCTACCGGAGTCCTCGCCGGCGGCGTTGCCGGCTGCACCGGCTCCACAGGTTCCACTGGAAGTTCCGGCACTAATACCGGAAATGCAGCAGAGGCAAATGCCATACCGTGGCAGTATAAGAAGCTGGATGTCGAGGCTGTGAGAAAGCTGGGGTATGATAATTATTACAAAGATGGCTGTATGTACGGAGTTGCTGCAGCAATAATTGAAACCTTAAGGGAAACCACCGGGGGACCATGGAATACGATTCCCATGGATATGTTTGCTTATGGAGAGGGCGGCGCTTTCGGCTGGGGAACTCTCTGCGGAGCCCTGAACGGGGGACTTGCGATGATTAACCTGGCTGCCGGAAAAAATGCCGATCTGGGAAATGACCTGATTGGATGGTATACTGAAAATCCGTTTCCTTCAGACAAACACGAAGCTTACTGCAAATTTAACAATCAGATTACAACGGTATCCAAATCACCTCTGTGCCATGCTTCGGTAACCAGGTGGACCGAGGCTGCGGATGTCCGGGTTGGCACTGATGAAAGGAAGGACCGCTGTGCCAAACTTACCGGTGATACTGCTGCAAAGGTAGCCGAACTCCTTAATAAGGCCCTTGAAGGCCAGTATACGGCTACATTTAAACCCACGGCAGACTACATTACATGTATGGGCTGTCACCAGGGCGCCGACAGTACTCTGGATAACGAGCAGGGTAAGATGAATTGTGTCACCTGCCATGAAGACCATACAAAGAAGAGCTGA
- a CDS encoding twin-arginine translocase TatA/TatE family subunit: MLGLGLPEIMLILVIALVIFGPGKLPEIGKAFGRSIKEFKQATSEAADVIMKDSPK, encoded by the coding sequence ATGTTAGGGTTGGGATTACCTGAAATAATGCTTATCCTGGTTATTGCTCTGGTCATTTTCGGGCCGGGGAAACTGCCAGAAATCGGGAAGGCATTTGGCAGAAGCATAAAAGAATTTAAACAGGCAACCTCAGAGGCTGCCGATGTAATAATGAAAGATTCCCCAAAATAA
- a CDS encoding 3D domain-containing protein: MRKKHLLAFFIAAAAVSTLFAYLGIRAAGGFLVKADIGVGEKVYSKTYSEKSPLEEFVHPEPDFMMTATAYTDRGETKSRIHAGVGCVAVDRRVIPHGTLLYIEGYGLGLATDTGRLIKGRRIDVWFADEEIAVQWGRKKVRVWKVGQADIEKILAAGGRYLKY, translated from the coding sequence ATGAGAAAAAAACATCTATTAGCATTTTTTATAGCTGCAGCGGCTGTCAGTACATTGTTTGCCTACCTGGGGATCAGGGCGGCAGGCGGGTTTTTGGTAAAAGCCGATATTGGGGTCGGTGAAAAGGTTTACAGCAAAACTTACAGTGAAAAGAGCCCACTGGAGGAATTCGTACACCCTGAACCTGATTTTATGATGACAGCCACGGCTTATACAGACAGGGGTGAAACAAAATCCAGAATTCACGCCGGGGTAGGCTGTGTCGCGGTTGACCGCAGGGTAATCCCTCATGGGACACTTCTGTACATAGAGGGATACGGCCTCGGCCTGGCAACAGATACGGGCCGTCTGATAAAGGGCCGGCGCATTGACGTATGGTTTGCTGATGAAGAAATAGCTGTACAGTGGGGCCGGAAAAAGGTCAGGGTATGGAAAGTCGGGCAGGCTGATATTGAGAAGATTTTGGCTGCAGGGGGCCGGTATCTCAAATATTAG
- a CDS encoding DUF4130 domain-containing protein: protein MIILHSGSPGSFLRAAMLSRLCKGLCMHKKEFAESMFNGRKAIDCDTINTEAIRKRYEQSYGTLEWFNSKKARSLAEGVFYASRYHSPDRYRLISKVLLQALEYDLDYVLGRVSKDARSMFNRSRRVCMEAHRANGFIRLSPVENANGRFMVGKADFQHDISDLVLRYFARRHRGWKIYLITGNRINANTEQTALTEQMTPTEQTACYLENSVVKTTSPANLPFDLPGDEFDLLWETYYESQYIEGRKNLALARKHLPQKYWSWVPEGNKLK, encoded by the coding sequence TTGATTATTCTTCACAGCGGCAGCCCCGGGTCCTTTCTCAGGGCAGCCATGCTCTCACGTCTGTGTAAAGGGCTCTGCATGCATAAAAAGGAGTTTGCCGAATCCATGTTTAATGGTAGAAAGGCCATTGACTGTGACACCATCAACACGGAAGCTATCAGGAAAAGGTATGAGCAGAGTTATGGGACCCTGGAATGGTTCAACAGTAAAAAAGCCCGCAGCCTGGCCGAAGGCGTTTTCTACGCTTCCCGCTACCATTCTCCCGACAGGTACAGGCTGATATCAAAAGTTTTGCTCCAGGCCCTCGAATACGACCTCGATTATGTTCTTGGCAGAGTCTCCAAAGATGCCCGCAGCATGTTTAACAGATCACGCAGGGTCTGTATGGAAGCCCACAGGGCAAACGGTTTCATCAGGCTGTCCCCTGTGGAAAATGCCAATGGCAGGTTTATGGTCGGTAAGGCTGATTTTCAGCATGATATCAGTGATCTGGTGCTGCGCTACTTTGCCCGCCGCCACCGCGGGTGGAAAATTTACCTGATTACCGGCAATAGAATTAATGCTAACACAGAGCAGACAGCTTTAACAGAGCAGATGACACCAACAGAACAGACCGCATGCTATCTTGAAAACAGTGTAGTTAAGACCACATCCCCAGCCAACCTGCCGTTTGACCTTCCGGGGGATGAGTTTGACCTGCTGTGGGAAACCTACTACGAATCCCAGTACATTGAGGGAAGAAAAAATCTGGCCCTGGCCAGGAAACATTTACCCCAAAAATACTGGTCATGGGTTCCGGAAGGAAACAAACTTAAATAA
- a CDS encoding putative DNA modification/repair radical SAM protein produces the protein MNLIQKLSLLGAAAKYDICAASGCSSGGSSGMPSPGSGVCHSFLPDGRCISLFKVLQTNSCQKDCFYCPNRVQRDIPRASFSPDELAGLFLEFYRRNYVEGLFLSSGICKSPADTMEQIIKTAEILRYRYSFKGYIHLKIIPGSQPEYIEQAVRLASRVSVNIEAPTAAHLQKLSKLKDFNDDIINRMKWINRLQKGGLLPAGQTTQFMVGAAGESDAAILKTTSGLYQGIGLKRVYFSAFQPVTGTPLEGMSPATVLREHRLYQCDFLFRLYGFKLTDISFNSDGNLPEDLDPKLNYALNNLQLFPLEVNRASYRELLKVPGIGPASARRIVSARKQFKFNTLDELRNTGVVVKRAAPFVQVNGRYRESYKLVQQLELWRDSFDYSSQRQPRVLSQGSHALTSV, from the coding sequence TTGAACTTAATCCAAAAACTCAGTTTACTGGGTGCAGCCGCAAAATACGATATCTGTGCTGCTTCCGGCTGCAGTTCAGGCGGCAGCTCCGGGATGCCCTCACCAGGGAGCGGGGTGTGTCACAGCTTCCTCCCTGACGGCAGGTGTATTTCCCTTTTCAAAGTGCTCCAGACCAATTCCTGCCAAAAAGACTGTTTTTACTGCCCCAACCGCGTCCAGCGTGACATACCCAGAGCTAGTTTTTCACCGGATGAGCTTGCCGGACTGTTCCTGGAATTTTACCGCAGGAACTATGTTGAAGGCCTGTTTCTTAGTTCCGGTATCTGCAAAAGTCCTGCAGATACCATGGAACAAATTATCAAAACCGCTGAAATCCTTCGGTACAGGTACAGTTTTAAAGGTTATATCCACCTTAAAATAATTCCGGGGTCCCAGCCCGAATATATTGAGCAGGCTGTCAGGCTGGCCAGCAGAGTATCTGTCAACATCGAAGCCCCCACAGCAGCTCATTTGCAAAAACTGAGTAAACTGAAGGACTTTAATGACGATATCATTAACCGCATGAAATGGATTAACCGGCTGCAGAAAGGTGGTTTGCTGCCTGCAGGACAGACAACACAGTTTATGGTCGGGGCAGCCGGGGAAAGTGATGCCGCCATCCTAAAGACAACATCCGGTCTTTACCAGGGTATCGGACTGAAACGCGTCTATTTCAGCGCCTTCCAGCCTGTTACCGGGACGCCCCTGGAAGGGATGTCCCCGGCAACAGTCCTTAGAGAACACCGGTTATACCAGTGTGACTTCCTGTTCCGTTTGTATGGCTTCAAATTAACCGATATCAGTTTTAACAGTGATGGTAACCTCCCCGAGGACCTTGACCCGAAACTAAATTATGCTCTTAACAACCTGCAGCTCTTTCCCCTTGAAGTCAACAGGGCATCATACAGAGAGCTTCTGAAGGTACCGGGGATTGGCCCGGCTTCAGCCCGAAGGATAGTCAGCGCCAGAAAACAATTTAAGTTCAACACCCTTGATGAGCTGAGGAATACAGGCGTGGTTGTTAAAAGGGCGGCTCCCTTTGTCCAGGTTAACGGCAGGTACAGGGAATCATACAAACTGGTTCAGCAGCTTGAACTCTGGAGGGATTCATTTGATTATTCTTCACAGCGGCAGCCCCGGGTCCTTTCTCAGGGCAGCCATGCTCTCACGTCTGTGTAA
- a CDS encoding YtrH family sporulation protein, with protein sequence METYITKLLYIFFTALGMIVGGTLIGALSSVLTGHGPFRTMINLAADLKIWAAVAAIGGSFTSLQALETGLLEGQLTTVVKQLAFIFTAFAGAHIGYLLVMSIAGGRP encoded by the coding sequence ATGGAAACTTATATTACCAAGCTCTTGTATATCTTTTTTACTGCCCTGGGCATGATTGTCGGCGGAACACTCATTGGCGCCCTTTCATCGGTCCTTACCGGCCATGGCCCATTCCGCACAATGATCAATCTGGCCGCCGACCTGAAAATATGGGCCGCCGTAGCCGCCATAGGGGGGAGTTTCACTTCACTTCAGGCTCTGGAAACCGGACTTCTTGAAGGACAGCTGACAACAGTGGTAAAACAGCTGGCATTTATCTTCACCGCCTTTGCCGGAGCTCATATCGGTTATCTGCTGGTAATGTCAATAGCGGGTGGCAGGCCATGA